The proteins below come from a single Uloborus diversus isolate 005 chromosome 10, Udiv.v.3.1, whole genome shotgun sequence genomic window:
- the LOC129231243 gene encoding excitatory amino acid transporter-like — MESLAPESNAETPMLVSSPAVRESGCSYTCRKAVSKWMKKNLLLSLTILAVIVGIVLGFMARLFSYTTDIVVVVAFPGELLMRMLKMLILPLIISSMISGLAQLDAKACGKMGSWALLYYISTTIFAAVLGILLVLAIQPGDPSIKESSDFRGDAREVSTLDALLDLIRNMFPENLLTACFQQVETIFKKKSRNITIAPMEFIDGEVTIANDSLVISYLERRHVYKDGTNVLGLIVFCIAFGIIAGQLGEFGAPMVHFFVVLNEIIMRIVILIMWYSPFGILSLIVGKIMAINDLAKTAEQLGLYMLTVVAGLALHACITLPFLYFVVTHKNPLVFFKGMLQAWVTALGTASSAATLPVTFRCLEENNGIDKRVTRFVLPVGATVNMDGTALYEAVAAIFIAQMNGINLSAGQVISVSLTATAASIGAASVPSAGLVTMLLVLTSVGLPTEDISMIVAVDWLLDRVRTSVNVLGDAYGAGIIHHLCRGELGNSLMERVHIEVQDANSRRNSTAAARNSFHFTSKQRSNIKCCEPRSSQLQEAESNETSM, encoded by the exons ATGGAGTCTCTCGCTCCAGAGAGTAATGCCGAAACTCCCATGCTAGTTAGTTCTCCTGCAGTTAGAGAGTCAGGTTGCTCATACACGTGCAGAAAAGCG GTCAGTAAATGGATGAAAAAGAACTTATTACTTTCTCTTACTATTCTTGCTGTAATTGTGGGGATAGTTCTAGGATTCATGGCTAGACTTTTTTCATATACTACAGATATTGTAGTAGTAGTAGCATTCCCTGGTGAACTCTTAATGCGTATGCTGAAAATGCTGATCCTTCCGCTCATTATTTCCTCGATGATCTCtg gcTTAGCTCAATTGGATGCAAAAGCATGCGGCAAGATGGGCTCGTGGGCTCTTCTATACTATATATCTACTACAATATTTGCAGCTGTGTTAGGTATCCTTTTAGTGCTTGCCATTCAACCTGGTGATCCCTCCATAAAGGAATCAAGTGACTTCAGAGGAGATGCACGAGAAGTGTCAACGTTAGATGCACTTTTAGACCTGATTAG AAATATGTTCCCAGAAAATTTGCTAACAGCATGCTTTCAGCAAGTGgaaacaatttttaagaaaaagtccAGAAACATAACAATAGCACCAATGGAATTTATTGACGGTGAGGTTACAATCGCCAATGATTCTTTAGTAATAAGTTATTTGGAAAGAAGACATGTGTACAAAGATGGTACTAATGTTTTAG GTCTCATTGTTTTCTGTATCGCTTTCGGGATCATTGCCGGACAACTTGGTGAATTCGGAGCACCGATGGTTCATTTCTTTGTTGTTTTGAACGAAATCATTATGAGAATTGTCATTTTAATAATGTG GTACTCACCGTTTGGAATACTGTCATTGATAGTAGGAAAAATTATGGCAATTAATGATTTAGCCAAAACTGCGGAACAACTCGGACTTTACATGCTCACTGTCGTTGCTGGATTAGCGCTTCATGCATGCATTACCTTGCCGTTTTTGTATTTCGTTGTAACGCATAAAAATCCGTTAGTATTTTTCAAGGGCATGTTGCAAGCCTGGGTTACAGCCCTGGGAACTGCATCGAG tgCCGCGACATTGCCAGTAACCTTTCGCTGCTTAGAAGAAAACAACGGTATCGACAAAAGAGTAACTCGCTTTGTCTTACCTGTTGGAGCGACAGTAAATATGGACGGCACAGCTCTTTATGAAGCTGTGGCAGCTATTTTTATTGCACAAATGAATGGAATTAACTTATCAGCTGGACAAGTTATATCTGTCAG CTTAACAGCCACTGCTGCAAGCATTGGTGCAGCAAGTGTTCCTAGTGCTGGACTAGTGACTATGCTGCTTGTTTTGACATCCGTTGGCCTACCAACAGAAGACATATCAATGATCGTTGCTGTCGACTGGCTATT AGATCGTGTACGAACATCAGTGAATGTCTTGGGAGATGCTTATGGGGCTGGAATAATTCACCATTTATGCCGTGGAGAACTCGGGAATAGCCTCATGGAACGAGTTCACATTGAGGTGCAAGATGCAAATTCAAGGCGAAATTCTACTGCGGCTGCCCGCAATTCTTTTCATTTCACTAGTAAACAGAGAAGTAACATAAAATGTTGTGAGCCAAGATCTTCTCAGCTACAAGAAGCGGAATCGAACGAAACGTCAATGTAG